A window of Phycobacter azelaicus contains these coding sequences:
- a CDS encoding cold-shock protein — protein sequence MADDQSSLRQIQGTVKWFDPAKGYGFIVSDAGGPDILLHVNVLRNFGQSSVTDGAEVTVLTHSTERGVQAVEILSITPPARDDGPVLSDFMHLEPHDLEACPLLPARVKWFDKGKGFGFANLFGHGHDVFLHVEVLRQSGLADLQPGEALALRVIDGKRGAMAVQVLAWEAAVTGAEGD from the coding sequence GTGGCGGACGATCAAAGCAGCTTGCGACAAATCCAGGGTACGGTGAAATGGTTCGACCCGGCAAAGGGGTATGGCTTCATCGTGTCTGACGCGGGCGGGCCGGATATTCTGTTGCACGTCAATGTTCTGAGAAACTTCGGCCAAAGCTCCGTCACTGACGGGGCCGAGGTGACGGTGTTGACCCATTCGACCGAACGTGGCGTTCAAGCTGTCGAGATCCTATCGATTACTCCGCCCGCACGTGATGACGGGCCTGTTTTGAGCGATTTCATGCATTTGGAACCTCATGACCTCGAGGCCTGTCCGTTGCTGCCAGCGCGTGTGAAATGGTTCGACAAGGGAAAGGGATTCGGCTTCGCCAATCTTTTCGGTCATGGGCACGATGTTTTTCTGCACGTTGAAGTCCTTCGTCAATCCGGCCTTGCAGATCTGCAGCCGGGAGAAGCTCTCGCGTTGCGTGTCATCGACGGAAAGCGCGGGGCTATGGCCGTTCAAGTCCTGGCTTGGGAAGCAGCAGTGACTGGCGCAGAGGGCGACTGA
- the pdxH gene encoding pyridoxamine 5'-phosphate oxidase codes for MSERSGIFGGDNPFEIAQSWLAEAEEAELNDPNAIALSTVDAHGMPNARMVLLKEIEEDAFVFFTNYESAKGKELEQAGKAAFVMHWKSLRRQIRVRGFVSREEGPQADEYYKSRSLKSRLGAWASKQSQPLASRAALMAEVAKVTAMKGPDPERPPFWGGFRIVPIEIEFWADGAFRLHDRFVWRRENAGENWSVQRLNP; via the coding sequence ATGTCCGAACGCTCGGGAATTTTTGGCGGTGACAACCCGTTCGAGATCGCTCAGTCCTGGCTTGCCGAAGCCGAAGAAGCAGAGCTGAATGATCCCAATGCTATCGCTCTGTCTACGGTAGATGCGCATGGAATGCCGAATGCTCGCATGGTTCTGCTCAAGGAAATTGAAGAAGACGCTTTTGTGTTCTTTACCAATTACGAAAGTGCAAAAGGCAAGGAGCTGGAGCAGGCTGGAAAGGCCGCATTTGTGATGCACTGGAAAAGTCTGCGCCGTCAGATTCGCGTGCGCGGTTTTGTCAGTCGGGAAGAGGGCCCTCAGGCGGACGAATATTACAAATCACGTTCCCTAAAGAGTCGACTGGGTGCATGGGCGTCGAAACAATCGCAACCTCTGGCCAGTCGGGCAGCCTTGATGGCAGAAGTTGCCAAAGTAACTGCCATGAAAGGGCCAGATCCGGAGCGGCCACCGTTTTGGGGCGGTTTTCGGATTGTCCCGATCGAAATCGAGTTCTGGGCCGACGGCGCTTTTCGCCTGCATGACCGATTTGTCTGGCGGCGCGAAAATGCAGGCGAAAATTGGAGCGTCCAGCGCCTCAACCCTTAA
- the gpt gene encoding xanthine phosphoribosyltransferase: MTDRLPHEKGFHISWDQIHRDSRALAWRLDGQGPDNGAWKAVVAITRGGMAPAMIVSRELDIRTVDTISVKSYHHQSQGEAEVIKSPDQALMGDGEGILIVDDLVDSGKTLELVRQMYPKAHFATVYAKPKGRPMVDTFITEVSQDTWIFFPWDMALQYVEPYRGTD; this comes from the coding sequence ATGACAGATCGCCTTCCGCACGAAAAAGGGTTCCACATCAGCTGGGATCAAATCCATAGGGACAGCCGCGCCTTGGCCTGGCGCCTTGACGGACAGGGGCCGGACAATGGCGCCTGGAAAGCGGTGGTCGCCATCACACGTGGTGGCATGGCACCCGCCATGATCGTCAGCCGTGAGCTCGACATTCGGACGGTCGATACAATCTCGGTCAAATCCTACCACCACCAATCCCAAGGCGAGGCCGAAGTCATCAAGTCACCCGACCAGGCACTTATGGGCGATGGTGAAGGCATTCTGATCGTCGACGACCTGGTCGATAGCGGCAAGACTTTGGAACTGGTCCGCCAGATGTACCCAAAGGCGCATTTCGCGACTGTCTATGCCAAACCCAAGGGACGACCGATGGTGGACACTTTTATCACCGAAGTCAGCCAGGATACATGGATCTTTTTCCCCTGGGATATGGCCCTGCAATACGTGGAACCCTATCGCGGCACCGACTGA
- a CDS encoding anthranilate synthase component II → MLLLIDNYDSFTYNLVHYLGELGATLDVRRNDTLDVQEAMAIRPAGILLSPGPCDPDQAGICLPLTLAAAEAGIPLMGVCLGHQTIGQAFGGKVVRCHEIVHGKMGQVHHSGKGLFAGLPSPFEATRYHSLIVERDTLPDCLEVTAELEDGTIMGLQHRDLPIHGVQFHPESIASEHGHALLQNFLNEMKVPA, encoded by the coding sequence ATGTTGCTGCTGATCGACAACTACGATTCCTTTACCTACAACCTTGTGCACTACCTGGGCGAGCTTGGCGCAACGCTGGATGTTCGCCGCAACGACACCCTTGATGTCCAAGAAGCCATGGCTATCAGGCCTGCGGGCATTCTTCTTAGCCCCGGCCCCTGCGATCCCGATCAGGCAGGAATATGCCTGCCCCTTACCCTCGCTGCGGCTGAAGCTGGCATCCCGCTGATGGGCGTCTGCCTCGGCCACCAGACAATCGGTCAGGCCTTTGGCGGCAAAGTGGTGCGGTGCCATGAAATCGTTCACGGAAAGATGGGACAGGTACATCACAGCGGCAAAGGTCTGTTTGCCGGCCTCCCCTCACCTTTTGAGGCAACCCGCTATCACTCCCTTATCGTTGAACGGGACACTCTACCCGATTGCCTGGAAGTGACGGCAGAACTGGAGGACGGGACCATCATGGGCTTGCAGCATCGCGACCTGCCGATCCACGGTGTCCAGTTTCACCCGGAGTCGATCGCCTCTGAGCACGGCCACGCGCTGCTGCAGAATTTCCTGAACGAGATGAAGGTGCCCGCATGA
- the trpE gene encoding anthranilate synthase component I gives MALTPDFDSFAAAYDAGENQLVYTRLAADLDTPVSLMLKLTGAQKDAFILESVTGGEVRGRYSIIGMKPDLVWRCRGDKSEINRTARFDADGFAPQDGDPLDNLRALLAESRIDLPDDLPQAAAGLFGYLGYDMVRLVEHLPDVNPDPLGLPDAIMMRPSVVAVLDGVKGEVTVVSPAWAAAGQSAKAAYAQAAERVMDAVRDLERAMPAETRDLGDANEIAPPVSNFTKSGYMEAVEKAKEYIRAGDIFQVVPAQRWKQDFPLPPFALYRSLRRTNPSPFMFYFNFGGFQVIGASPEILVRVFGQEVTIRPIAGTRPRGATPEEDKALEADLLADKKELAEHLMLLDLGRNDTGRVSKIGTVRPTEKFIIERYSHVMHIVSNVVGELDDDKDALDAFFAGMPAGTVSGAPKVRAMEIIDELEPEKRGVYGGGVGYFSAGGDMDMCIALRTAIVQDQTLYIQAGGGVVYDSDPEAEYMETVHKSNAIRRAAADAARFTGRRNR, from the coding sequence ATGGCTTTGACCCCGGATTTCGACAGCTTTGCCGCAGCCTATGACGCGGGCGAGAACCAGCTGGTCTACACCCGCCTAGCTGCGGACCTCGACACGCCGGTCTCGTTGATGTTGAAGCTGACGGGCGCCCAAAAAGACGCCTTCATTCTGGAGTCGGTAACCGGCGGCGAGGTACGCGGGCGCTATTCCATCATCGGCATGAAACCCGATCTGGTCTGGCGCTGCCGCGGAGACAAATCCGAGATCAACCGCACCGCGCGTTTTGATGCAGACGGGTTCGCGCCGCAAGACGGCGATCCGCTCGACAACCTGCGGGCGCTTCTGGCCGAAAGCCGCATCGATCTTCCCGACGATCTACCGCAGGCGGCCGCCGGACTTTTTGGCTATCTCGGCTACGACATGGTGCGTCTCGTCGAACATCTGCCAGACGTGAACCCGGATCCGCTCGGTCTGCCCGATGCAATCATGATGCGCCCATCGGTGGTGGCGGTTCTGGACGGGGTCAAGGGTGAGGTCACGGTAGTTTCCCCCGCCTGGGCGGCGGCAGGTCAATCGGCCAAAGCCGCCTATGCGCAAGCGGCCGAACGGGTCATGGATGCGGTGCGCGATCTTGAACGCGCCATGCCGGCCGAGACACGCGATCTGGGCGATGCGAACGAAATCGCCCCGCCGGTCAGCAACTTCACCAAATCCGGCTACATGGAAGCGGTGGAGAAAGCCAAGGAATACATCCGCGCAGGTGACATCTTTCAGGTCGTTCCCGCTCAGCGTTGGAAGCAGGACTTTCCGCTGCCGCCCTTTGCGCTCTACCGGTCTCTGCGGCGGACGAATCCTTCACCGTTCATGTTCTATTTCAATTTCGGCGGGTTTCAGGTCATTGGCGCCAGCCCTGAGATCCTGGTGCGGGTCTTTGGTCAGGAAGTCACCATTCGCCCCATTGCCGGTACTCGCCCGCGCGGTGCCACTCCGGAAGAGGACAAAGCGCTTGAGGCAGATCTTCTGGCCGACAAGAAGGAGCTGGCCGAGCATCTGATGCTTTTGGATCTGGGGCGCAACGATACGGGCCGCGTCTCAAAAATCGGCACCGTGCGCCCGACCGAAAAGTTCATCATCGAGCGGTACAGCCACGTGATGCATATCGTTTCGAACGTCGTGGGCGAACTGGACGATGACAAGGACGCCCTTGACGCTTTCTTTGCCGGAATGCCTGCGGGCACGGTCTCAGGTGCGCCAAAAGTGCGGGCGATGGAGATCATCGATGAGCTGGAGCCGGAAAAGCGCGGCGTTTATGGCGGCGGAGTGGGCTATTTCTCGGCTGGCGGCGACATGGACATGTGTATCGCCCTGCGCACGGCCATCGTTCAGGATCAGACGCTCTACATTCAGGCCGGTGGCGGCGTTGTGTATGACAGCGACCCCGAGGCCGAGTACATGGAAACCGTGCATAAATCCAATGCGATCCGCCGTGCAGCCGCCGATGCCGCCCGCTTTACCGGTCGCCGCAATCGCTAA
- a CDS encoding peptidylprolyl isomerase yields the protein MAAGMKNLSRTFVWILMGMLIVGLAGFGAVNFSGSMTSVAIVGEREVTVDTYMRELQREQRALQAQTGQAMPMSQMTAMGLDQVVLGRLITLASIDNEVQQLGVSIGDENLLEELTKVPAFQNANGQFDRETYRFALDNAGFSEAEFEDDLRREAGRTLVQAAIMSGARMPETMADTLVAYIGERRSLTYVSIPKATVPLTMQMPGDEELQAFYDANIDLFTLPETKVLTYVHLSPAMLLDTVDVDETALKALYEERIAEYDVPERRLVERLVFADQDSAASAKAQLDVGGTTFEVLVQDRGLDLADIDLGDVTQADLAGAGAEVFAAEVGAVVGPLPSDLGPALYRVNGTLEARLTTFEDAQTELRDELAADRARRLIEQQSEPIEDMLAGGMTLEEVAKDSDVRLGTLNWTGANSEAIAAYDGFRSAAEQVTVDDFPSVDFLEDGSLFALRLDEVLPPRPEAFDDAREAVFQAWNDNRAAEAVAAQAEALLQEVTDAGAFPEDRELKTETAQTRTAYIEGTPGEMMIAAFEMEPGELRIVTDEDGAVVLRLDEILPAEDSAEMQMLKQALDSQLDQAVSQALFEAFAQDAQRRAAPRVDQQAMNAVQSSLQ from the coding sequence ATGGCCGCTGGCATGAAGAATCTTTCACGAACCTTTGTCTGGATCCTCATGGGGATGCTGATCGTGGGGCTTGCCGGGTTTGGCGCGGTGAATTTTTCCGGCTCGATGACATCCGTGGCCATCGTCGGTGAGCGCGAAGTGACCGTTGACACCTACATGCGCGAACTCCAGCGCGAGCAGCGGGCATTACAGGCCCAGACCGGTCAGGCGATGCCCATGTCCCAAATGACAGCCATGGGACTGGATCAGGTGGTTCTTGGGCGGCTGATCACTCTGGCCTCCATCGACAACGAAGTACAGCAACTTGGCGTTTCCATCGGCGACGAGAACCTTTTGGAAGAATTGACCAAAGTGCCCGCCTTCCAGAATGCGAACGGACAGTTCGACCGGGAAACCTATCGCTTTGCGCTTGATAATGCCGGGTTTAGCGAGGCCGAGTTCGAGGATGACCTACGCCGTGAAGCCGGGCGCACCCTGGTGCAGGCGGCCATCATGTCGGGCGCACGCATGCCCGAAACCATGGCCGATACGCTGGTCGCCTACATCGGTGAACGTCGCAGCCTTACTTACGTCTCCATTCCCAAGGCCACAGTTCCGCTGACGATGCAGATGCCCGGCGATGAAGAGCTCCAGGCCTTTTACGACGCCAACATCGATCTGTTTACCCTGCCGGAAACAAAGGTCCTGACGTATGTGCATTTGAGCCCCGCGATGCTGCTGGACACTGTTGATGTCGACGAAACCGCGCTGAAGGCACTCTATGAAGAGCGGATCGCGGAATATGACGTACCGGAACGCCGCCTGGTCGAACGACTGGTGTTCGCAGATCAGGACAGTGCTGCAAGCGCGAAAGCACAGCTTGACGTCGGCGGCACAACATTCGAGGTGCTCGTGCAGGATCGCGGATTGGATCTGGCCGATATCGACCTTGGCGATGTGACACAAGCCGACCTGGCGGGCGCGGGCGCCGAGGTCTTTGCGGCCGAGGTTGGCGCTGTTGTCGGCCCCCTGCCCTCTGATCTTGGCCCTGCCCTTTATCGCGTTAACGGTACTCTAGAAGCCCGCCTCACAACGTTCGAGGATGCTCAGACAGAACTGCGCGATGAACTCGCCGCAGACCGTGCGCGCCGCCTGATCGAACAGCAGTCCGAGCCGATCGAGGATATGCTGGCCGGTGGCATGACCCTTGAGGAGGTGGCCAAGGATTCGGATGTGCGTCTTGGTACCCTCAATTGGACCGGCGCCAACAGTGAGGCGATTGCCGCCTACGATGGTTTCCGCTCCGCTGCTGAGCAGGTCACGGTTGATGATTTTCCATCCGTCGACTTCCTCGAAGATGGCAGCCTTTTCGCTCTGCGCCTCGACGAAGTCCTGCCGCCGCGCCCGGAAGCCTTTGACGACGCACGGGAAGCTGTTTTCCAGGCCTGGAATGACAACCGCGCAGCCGAGGCCGTCGCAGCCCAGGCCGAAGCGCTTTTGCAAGAGGTTACGGATGCCGGTGCCTTCCCTGAGGACCGCGAGTTGAAAACGGAAACCGCACAGACCCGCACCGCGTACATAGAAGGCACTCCGGGCGAGATGATGATTGCCGCCTTCGAGATGGAGCCGGGCGAGCTGCGCATCGTTACCGATGAGGATGGCGCCGTCGTTCTACGCCTTGATGAGATCCTGCCAGCCGAAGACAGCGCAGAAATGCAAATGCTGAAACAGGCTCTGGACAGTCAGCTTGATCAAGCCGTCTCGCAAGCGCTGTTCGAAGCCTTTGCGCAGGACGCGCAGCGTCGCGCCGCCCCCCGGGTCGATCAGCAGGCAATGAACGCCGTTCAATCCAGCCTCCAGTAA
- a CDS encoding divergent polysaccharide deacetylase family protein, with protein MDDPGEFGQVAGLINEGKTKELRGKTGMRGFLVGVSIGTLVAVGGAAMWSLSTPLPPQVRVSVTEPDAAAAPEPSASAPVERPSGDADLVEAVPVAPSTAPADDVSGLDAADTVPAARPELVVPGAVASDGEVALPAKPGAPSELSTANSGGDPVTLPASTAGEDDIIVSTQPAPAPAETEIEAAQARQEDPDQSAKPELTASQDDTEGARALVPSVAMPELGTAPAPTAPPVITFATPAPQAQPDTAEETPAEAETQGDETQVAEAEPAPGADATDRIAALPTANEPDRAEGPQIGTRVIPLTERDGVNEIEEEADTTEQSPFKAFAAPYEASEDRPLMSIVLIDDAESVEAEALAEFPYPLSFAIDPEDPRAAEKMVAHRAAGFEVLILADLPREARPQDAETAFEVWRERLPEAVALLEGVRTGVQGNRPLADQVSDVAQAGGYGLVLQNSGLNTVQKLALREGVPAGVVFRDFDGAGQNPRAMRRFLDQAAFRAGQEGAVIMLGRLQPDTISALLLWGLQDRASRVALAPVSASLAANLAETAE; from the coding sequence TTGGATGATCCCGGTGAATTTGGTCAGGTGGCAGGCCTGATCAATGAAGGCAAGACCAAAGAATTGAGAGGCAAAACGGGCATGCGAGGCTTTCTGGTCGGCGTCAGTATTGGAACCCTGGTGGCAGTGGGTGGCGCGGCGATGTGGTCCCTGTCCACGCCATTGCCGCCGCAGGTGCGTGTCAGCGTGACAGAGCCCGATGCGGCTGCAGCCCCTGAGCCGAGCGCCTCTGCACCGGTTGAACGTCCATCAGGCGATGCTGATCTGGTGGAGGCAGTGCCAGTTGCCCCTAGCACGGCCCCGGCAGACGACGTCAGCGGTCTGGATGCAGCGGATACGGTACCGGCCGCGCGCCCAGAGCTTGTCGTGCCGGGGGCGGTTGCCTCAGACGGTGAGGTGGCGCTTCCCGCCAAACCCGGTGCACCGTCCGAATTGTCCACCGCCAATAGTGGCGGTGATCCGGTCACCTTGCCAGCATCCACCGCAGGTGAGGACGACATCATTGTGTCCACCCAGCCCGCCCCGGCACCTGCGGAAACCGAGATTGAGGCGGCGCAGGCCCGGCAGGAGGATCCCGACCAGTCTGCCAAGCCGGAATTGACTGCAAGTCAGGACGATACAGAGGGCGCTCGCGCTTTGGTTCCATCGGTTGCGATGCCGGAACTTGGGACCGCTCCGGCTCCAACAGCGCCGCCTGTGATCACATTTGCAACACCCGCGCCTCAGGCGCAGCCGGACACTGCCGAGGAGACGCCAGCAGAGGCTGAGACGCAGGGGGATGAGACACAAGTGGCTGAGGCCGAACCTGCACCGGGGGCAGACGCCACCGACCGCATTGCGGCGCTACCAACGGCAAATGAACCAGATCGGGCCGAGGGGCCTCAGATCGGCACCCGGGTAATCCCCCTGACAGAACGGGATGGGGTCAATGAGATCGAGGAAGAGGCTGACACAACCGAGCAGTCGCCGTTCAAAGCCTTCGCGGCTCCATATGAGGCGAGCGAGGACCGTCCATTGATGTCCATCGTACTCATTGACGATGCGGAATCTGTCGAGGCCGAGGCTTTGGCGGAATTCCCCTATCCTCTAAGCTTTGCGATTGATCCCGAAGATCCGCGAGCTGCGGAAAAGATGGTTGCTCATCGCGCTGCCGGATTTGAGGTTCTCATCCTTGCGGATCTGCCGCGTGAGGCTCGCCCTCAGGATGCAGAAACCGCGTTTGAGGTCTGGCGGGAGCGCCTCCCCGAGGCGGTGGCTCTCCTCGAAGGGGTCAGGACCGGTGTGCAAGGGAACAGGCCATTGGCAGATCAGGTCTCCGACGTGGCGCAGGCAGGGGGCTATGGCCTCGTCTTGCAGAACAGCGGGCTCAACACGGTGCAAAAACTTGCACTGCGTGAAGGTGTTCCCGCAGGTGTGGTCTTTCGCGACTTTGATGGGGCGGGGCAAAACCCGAGGGCCATGCGACGGTTCCTCGATCAGGCTGCCTTCCGCGCCGGTCAAGAGGGGGCCGTGATCATGCTGGGTCGTCTGCAACCCGACACGATTTCGGCGCTGCTGTTGTGGGGATTGCAGGATCGTGCAAGCCGCGTGGCCCTTGCGCCGGTATCGGCCAGTTTGGCGGCGAACCTCGCTGAAACTGCCGAATAG
- a CDS encoding aminotransferase, with the protein MSSTEATFCSPIVESRRWLEGVTFPSNRPLINVSQAAPTAMPPEGLRQAMADAALNQVDAHLYGAVLGRDDLRDALASQISSHYGGSVSKAQVGITSGCNQAFAASIASLCAEGDEVIIPVPWYFNHKMWLDMSGVAAVPLHVGPDMMPDPDAAAALITPRTRAIVLVTPNNPCGVEYPAGIVRAFFDLARAHGLALILDETYRDFDSRDGAPHDLFKDVAWDKTLIHLYSFSKAYRLTGHRVGAIASSESKLFEMEKFLDTLTICPAQLGQIGAVWGLRNLQDWLAGERHEILDRKAAIEEGFHKLADKGWSLLGCGAYFAYVEHPFEQSSETLAKQLVQESSVLMLPGTMFMPSGDTSGARQFRIAFANVDRAGIEALFDRLAAFQPSQNHGQ; encoded by the coding sequence ATGTCCAGTACAGAGGCCACCTTTTGCTCACCGATCGTGGAGTCGCGGCGCTGGCTGGAGGGGGTCACGTTTCCATCCAACCGCCCTTTGATCAACGTCAGCCAGGCCGCGCCAACGGCAATGCCGCCCGAAGGGCTGCGCCAAGCGATGGCCGATGCTGCGCTCAACCAGGTGGATGCACACCTCTACGGCGCGGTTCTGGGCCGTGATGACTTGCGAGATGCACTGGCCAGCCAGATCTCAAGTCATTATGGCGGCTCGGTCTCAAAAGCGCAGGTCGGCATCACCTCTGGCTGCAACCAGGCGTTTGCCGCCAGCATCGCATCGCTATGCGCCGAAGGTGACGAGGTGATCATTCCGGTTCCATGGTACTTCAACCACAAGATGTGGCTCGACATGTCGGGTGTTGCGGCAGTTCCCCTGCATGTGGGCCCAGACATGATGCCCGACCCCGATGCGGCCGCTGCGCTGATTACCCCCAGGACCCGCGCCATCGTCTTGGTGACCCCGAACAATCCCTGCGGTGTCGAATACCCAGCCGGGATCGTGCGTGCCTTTTTCGATCTCGCTCGCGCACATGGTCTAGCGCTGATCCTTGACGAAACCTATCGCGATTTTGACAGCCGCGATGGCGCCCCACACGATCTGTTCAAGGATGTCGCCTGGGACAAAACTCTGATCCATCTTTATTCGTTTTCAAAAGCCTACAGGCTAACGGGACACCGTGTTGGAGCGATCGCATCCAGCGAATCCAAATTGTTCGAAATGGAAAAGTTTCTCGATACGTTGACGATATGCCCGGCCCAGCTTGGTCAGATCGGCGCAGTCTGGGGCCTTCGTAACCTGCAAGACTGGCTCGCCGGTGAGCGGCATGAAATCCTGGATCGCAAAGCTGCAATTGAAGAAGGGTTTCACAAGTTAGCGGACAAGGGCTGGTCCCTGCTCGGATGCGGGGCCTATTTCGCCTACGTGGAGCATCCCTTTGAGCAGTCATCGGAAACGCTGGCCAAACAGCTGGTTCAGGAGAGCTCCGTTTTGATGTTGCCCGGTACCATGTTCATGCCCTCGGGCGATACGTCCGGCGCGCGTCAGTTCCGAATTGCCTTTGCCAATGTAGACCGCGCAGGCATCGAGGCGCTCTTTGACAGGCTTGCGGCGTTCCAGCCCAGCCAGAACCACGGACAGTAG
- the fabI gene encoding enoyl-ACP reductase FabI, translated as MPSQLLSGKRGLIMGLANDKSIAWGIAKACADAGAELAFSYQGEALKKRVDPLASQLGSDIVLPCDVGDEASVDALFAALEEKWGKLDFIVHAIGFSDKNELRGRYVDTSRDNFQMTMDISVYSFTAVARRAEKLMTDGGSMLTLTYYGAEQVMPHYNVMGVAKAALEASVKYLAEDLGKDGIRVNAISAGPIKTLAASGIGDFRYIMKWNEYNSPLRRNVTIDDVGKSALYLLSDLSSGVTGENLHVDAGYHVVGMKAVDAPDITK; from the coding sequence ATGCCCAGCCAACTGCTGTCCGGCAAACGCGGCCTCATCATGGGGCTGGCAAATGACAAATCCATTGCATGGGGAATCGCCAAGGCCTGCGCGGATGCAGGGGCAGAGCTTGCCTTTTCCTATCAGGGAGAGGCCTTGAAAAAACGAGTCGATCCATTGGCGTCGCAATTGGGGAGCGACATCGTGCTGCCCTGCGATGTGGGCGATGAAGCCTCGGTCGATGCCCTGTTTGCCGCATTGGAAGAAAAATGGGGCAAACTCGACTTCATCGTGCATGCCATCGGGTTCTCCGACAAGAACGAGCTGCGCGGGCGGTACGTTGACACCAGCCGCGACAATTTCCAGATGACAATGGACATTTCGGTCTATTCCTTCACCGCTGTGGCGCGCCGCGCCGAGAAGCTCATGACCGATGGTGGATCGATGCTCACCCTAACCTATTACGGTGCTGAGCAGGTCATGCCACACTATAACGTTATGGGCGTTGCCAAAGCGGCATTGGAGGCCTCTGTCAAATACCTTGCAGAGGACCTGGGCAAGGACGGGATCCGGGTCAATGCCATCTCAGCCGGCCCGATCAAGACGCTGGCCGCCAGCGGTATCGGCGACTTCCGCTACATCATGAAATGGAACGAATACAACTCGCCCCTGCGCCGGAACGTGACCATCGATGACGTCGGCAAATCTGCGCTCTACCTGCTGTCGGATCTGAGCTCTGGTGTGACCGGCGAGAATCTGCATGTGGATGCAGGCTATCACGTGGTGGGTATGAAAGCCGTCGACGCCCCCGACATAACAAAGTAA
- the trpD gene encoding anthranilate phosphoribosyltransferase gives MSDQMKPLINAAAERALTRAEAEEAFAMLFEGEATPSQMGGLLMALRTRGETVDEYAAAAAVMRSKCNAVRAPEGAIDIVGTGGDGKGTLNISTATAFVVAGAGTVVAKHGNRNLSSKSGAADALGQMGIQVMVGPQVVERSLNEAGICFMMAPMHHPAIAHVMPTRQELGTRTIFNILGPLTNPAGVKRQVTGAFSRALIRPMAETLQQLGSTRAWLVHGSDGTDELTITGVSWVSALEEDGSIRDVELHPEDAGLPVHPFEEILGGTPEENATAFRALLDGAPSAYRDAVLLNSAAALVVAGDASDLREGVEKARESIDSGAAKEKISAVARITSGAD, from the coding sequence ATGAGCGACCAGATGAAGCCCCTGATCAATGCCGCCGCAGAGCGCGCCCTGACCCGCGCAGAAGCGGAAGAGGCCTTTGCCATGCTGTTCGAGGGCGAAGCCACCCCAAGTCAGATGGGCGGTCTGTTGATGGCACTGCGCACAAGGGGCGAAACCGTGGACGAATACGCTGCCGCGGCTGCCGTCATGCGCTCCAAATGCAATGCTGTGCGTGCGCCGGAAGGGGCCATCGACATTGTCGGCACCGGCGGCGATGGCAAGGGCACGCTCAACATCTCGACCGCCACAGCCTTTGTGGTCGCGGGGGCCGGGACGGTGGTGGCAAAGCACGGCAATCGCAACCTCAGCTCAAAATCCGGCGCCGCGGATGCTTTGGGGCAGATGGGTATTCAGGTGATGGTCGGACCGCAAGTGGTTGAAAGATCACTGAACGAGGCCGGGATCTGTTTCATGATGGCGCCGATGCATCACCCGGCGATTGCTCATGTCATGCCCACCCGGCAAGAGCTTGGAACCCGAACGATTTTCAATATCCTAGGCCCGCTCACCAACCCGGCGGGCGTCAAACGGCAGGTGACCGGCGCCTTTTCCCGCGCCCTGATCCGCCCTATGGCGGAAACACTCCAGCAGCTTGGTTCGACCCGCGCCTGGCTGGTGCATGGATCGGACGGCACCGATGAGTTGACGATCACCGGCGTGAGCTGGGTCTCCGCCCTCGAAGAAGACGGCAGCATTCGCGATGTCGAGCTTCACCCCGAAGATGCGGGCTTGCCGGTTCACCCGTTCGAAGAGATTCTGGGCGGCACGCCGGAGGAAAACGCAACTGCGTTCCGTGCCCTTCTTGATGGTGCACCCTCGGCTTACCGGGACGCCGTTCTCCTCAATAGCGCTGCGGCGCTTGTGGTAGCAGGAGACGCGAGCGATCTGCGCGAAGGCGTTGAAAAGGCGCGTGAAAGCATCGACAGCGGCGCCGCAAAAGAAAAAATCTCCGCCGTGGCTCGGATCACCTCCGGGGCGGACTGA